Proteins encoded together in one Anguilla anguilla isolate fAngAng1 chromosome 9, fAngAng1.pri, whole genome shotgun sequence window:
- the layna gene encoding layilin isoform X1, producing the protein MDFMKLLGTVLSVCCYPGTAFKLLSADFYEPKGQRICRRGTERPCYKIAYFQDIQRKVNFEEASRACHSDGGELLSIETESEQRFIENFIQELRASDGDFWIGLRRSQGYQETSSDCPAQYHWLDGSQATFRNWHWDEPSCGYEVCVVMYHQPSAPPGLGGLYMFQWNDDNCDTKNNFICKYTREKQPDSTAAGNLTQTDSPTVSLRPKYPAVTVDDPKIKVEVSQSKGSALNIAYIVLPTIPLLLLLLVASGVFCFKLLARRKKEQTETCPKEPGYWVPADRCNSPSPDVYNVISKQHEADLAGTRPDIKNTSFLGSSPDTPPGDYDNLAGRDTESGFVTLASTESGFVTNDLYETYQSRGRYYRETGWVDNDIYGY; encoded by the exons atggATTTTATGAAACTACTCGGGACTGTGCTCTCTGTATGTTGCTACCCAGGCACCGCATTCAAACTCCTCAGTG CGGACTTTTATGAGCCCAAAG gCCAGCGCATCTGCCGGCGGGGCACAGAGAGGCCCTGCTACAAGATAGCGTACTTCCAGGACATTCAGCGCAAGGTGAACTTTGAGGAGGCCAGCCGGGCCTGCCACAGCGATGGCGGAGAGCTCCTCAGCATCGAGACTGAGAGCGAGCAGCGGTTCATCGAGAACTTCATCCAGGAGCTGCGGGCCTCCGACGGAGACTTCTGGATCGGGCTCCGCAGGAGCCAGGGCTACCAGGAGACCAGCAGCGACTGCCCCGCGCAGTACCACTGGCTGGATGGCAGTCAGGCCACCTTCAG gaaCTGGCACTGGGACGAGCCTTCGTGTGGGTACgaggtgtgtgtggtgatgtaCCACCAGCCCTCTGCCCCGCCAGGCCTGGGGGGCCTGTACATGTTCCAGTGGAATGACGACAACTGCGACACGAAGAACAACTTCATCTGCAAGTACACCCGCG AAAAACAGCCAGACTCCACAGCAGCAGGGAACctcacacaaacag ATTCTCCAACCGTATCTCTGAGGCCAAAATACCCAGCAGTTACTGTTGACGATCCCAAAATCAAAGTAGAAGTGTCTCAGTCCAAAG GCAGTGCCCTGAATATTGCCTACATTGTCCTCCCCACCATCcctctgctgttgctgttgctggtgGCATCGGGGGTGTTCTGTTTCAAGCTCCTGGCCAGGAG GAAGAAGGAGCAGACCGAAACGTGCCCCAAGGAGCCAGGGTACTGGGTGCCAGCTGACCGCTGCAACAGCCCCAGCCCGGACGTCTACAACGTCATCAGCAAGCAACACGAGGCGGACCTGGCAGGCACTCGCCCGGACATCAAGAACACATCCTTCCTGGGCTCGTCGCCCGACACTCCGCCCGGCGATTACGACAACCTGGCGGGCAGGGACACGGAGAGCGGCTTCGTCACGCTGGCCAGCACGGAGAGCGGCTTCGTAACCAACGACCTCTACGAGACCTATCAGAGCCGCGGCCGATACTACCGTGAGACGGGGTGGGTGGACAATGACATCTACGGCTACTGA
- the layna gene encoding layilin isoform X2, giving the protein MDFMKLLGTVLSVCCYPGTAFKLLSGQRICRRGTERPCYKIAYFQDIQRKVNFEEASRACHSDGGELLSIETESEQRFIENFIQELRASDGDFWIGLRRSQGYQETSSDCPAQYHWLDGSQATFRNWHWDEPSCGYEVCVVMYHQPSAPPGLGGLYMFQWNDDNCDTKNNFICKYTREKQPDSTAAGNLTQTDSPTVSLRPKYPAVTVDDPKIKVEVSQSKGSALNIAYIVLPTIPLLLLLLVASGVFCFKLLARRKKEQTETCPKEPGYWVPADRCNSPSPDVYNVISKQHEADLAGTRPDIKNTSFLGSSPDTPPGDYDNLAGRDTESGFVTLASTESGFVTNDLYETYQSRGRYYRETGWVDNDIYGY; this is encoded by the exons atggATTTTATGAAACTACTCGGGACTGTGCTCTCTGTATGTTGCTACCCAGGCACCGCATTCAAACTCCTCAGTG gCCAGCGCATCTGCCGGCGGGGCACAGAGAGGCCCTGCTACAAGATAGCGTACTTCCAGGACATTCAGCGCAAGGTGAACTTTGAGGAGGCCAGCCGGGCCTGCCACAGCGATGGCGGAGAGCTCCTCAGCATCGAGACTGAGAGCGAGCAGCGGTTCATCGAGAACTTCATCCAGGAGCTGCGGGCCTCCGACGGAGACTTCTGGATCGGGCTCCGCAGGAGCCAGGGCTACCAGGAGACCAGCAGCGACTGCCCCGCGCAGTACCACTGGCTGGATGGCAGTCAGGCCACCTTCAG gaaCTGGCACTGGGACGAGCCTTCGTGTGGGTACgaggtgtgtgtggtgatgtaCCACCAGCCCTCTGCCCCGCCAGGCCTGGGGGGCCTGTACATGTTCCAGTGGAATGACGACAACTGCGACACGAAGAACAACTTCATCTGCAAGTACACCCGCG AAAAACAGCCAGACTCCACAGCAGCAGGGAACctcacacaaacag ATTCTCCAACCGTATCTCTGAGGCCAAAATACCCAGCAGTTACTGTTGACGATCCCAAAATCAAAGTAGAAGTGTCTCAGTCCAAAG GCAGTGCCCTGAATATTGCCTACATTGTCCTCCCCACCATCcctctgctgttgctgttgctggtgGCATCGGGGGTGTTCTGTTTCAAGCTCCTGGCCAGGAG GAAGAAGGAGCAGACCGAAACGTGCCCCAAGGAGCCAGGGTACTGGGTGCCAGCTGACCGCTGCAACAGCCCCAGCCCGGACGTCTACAACGTCATCAGCAAGCAACACGAGGCGGACCTGGCAGGCACTCGCCCGGACATCAAGAACACATCCTTCCTGGGCTCGTCGCCCGACACTCCGCCCGGCGATTACGACAACCTGGCGGGCAGGGACACGGAGAGCGGCTTCGTCACGCTGGCCAGCACGGAGAGCGGCTTCGTAACCAACGACCTCTACGAGACCTATCAGAGCCGCGGCCGATACTACCGTGAGACGGGGTGGGTGGACAATGACATCTACGGCTACTGA